One region of Pan paniscus chromosome 5, NHGRI_mPanPan1-v2.0_pri, whole genome shotgun sequence genomic DNA includes:
- the IYD gene encoding iodotyrosine deiodinase 1 isoform X1 produces MCFLTPILVAILCILVVWIFKNADRSMEKKKGEPRTRAEARPWVDEDLKDSSDLHQAEEDADEWQESEEKVEHIPFSHTHYPEKEMVKRSQEFYELLNKRRSVRFIRNEQVPMEVIDNVIRTAGTAPSGAHTEPWTFVVVKDPDVKHKIRKIIEEEEEINYMKRMGHRWVTDLKKLRTNWIKEYLDTAPILILIFKQVHGFATNGKKKVHYYNEISVSIACGILLAALQVIGKIILKELALISFLNL; encoded by the exons ATGTGTTTCCTGACTCCCATCTTGGTAGCCATTCTCTGCATTTTGGTTGTGTGGATCTTTAAAAATGCCGACAGAAGCATGGAGAAAAAGAAGGGGGAGCCTAGAACCAGGGCCGAAGCTCGCCCCTGGGTGGATGAAGACTTAAAAGACAGCAGTGACCTGCACCAAGCAGAAGAAG ATGCTGATGAATGGCAAGAATCAGAAGAAAAAGTTGAACACATCCCCTTCTCTCATACCCACTATCCCGAGAAGGAAATGGTTAAGAGGTCTCAGGAATTTTATGAACTTCTCAATAAGAGACGGTCAGTCAGGTTCATAAGAAATGAGCAAGTCCCAATGGAAGTCATTGATAATGTCATCAGAACAGCAG GAACAGCTCCGAGTGGGGCTCACACAGAGCCCTGGACCTTCGTGGTTGTGAAGGACCCAGACGTGAAGCACAAGATTCGAAAGATcattgaggaggaagaggagatcaACTACATGAAAAGGATGGGACATCGCTGGGTCACAGACCTCAAGAAACTGAG AACCAACTGGATTAAAGAGTACTTGGATACTGCCCCTATTTTGATTCTCATTTTCAAACAAGTACATGGTTTTGCCACAAATGGCAAGAAAAAAGTCCACTACTACAATGAGATCAGTGTTTCCATCGCTTGTGGCATCCTGCTAGCTGCCCTGCAG GTTATTGGAAAAATTATCCTGAAGGAGCTGGCATTGATTTCCTTCCTGAACCTGTAA